The following proteins come from a genomic window of Pyxidicoccus sp. MSG2:
- a CDS encoding response regulator produces MPEVLVVDDSKVMRDMVVACLRPYPGLTFTHASSGLEAIERLSLQPYDLLVLDLNMPDIGGIEVVEFVRSQDRLRNLPIIIVTTRGDEASRARALAVGANRFMTKPFTPDAILAEARALLEEKRG; encoded by the coding sequence ATGCCAGAGGTGCTCGTCGTCGATGACAGCAAGGTGATGCGCGACATGGTCGTCGCCTGCCTGCGCCCCTATCCGGGTCTCACCTTCACCCATGCCTCGAGCGGTCTGGAGGCCATCGAGCGCCTGTCGCTCCAGCCGTACGATTTGCTCGTGCTGGACCTGAACATGCCGGACATCGGCGGCATCGAGGTGGTCGAGTTCGTGCGCAGCCAGGACCGGCTGCGCAACCTGCCCATCATCATCGTCACCACGCGTGGGGACGAGGCGTCGCGGGCCCGGGCGCTGGCGGTGGGCGCCAACCGCTTCATGACCAAGCCCTTCACCCCGGACGCCATCCTGGCCGAGGCGCGAGCCCTGCTGGAGGAGAAGCGCGGGTGA